The segment ATTGCCGGCGCGATTTCTGGTCGTGGGCAGCGCGTCGCCGGACCTGGTTCGTGGCGTTTCCGAATCGCTAGCGGGCCGTGTCGCGCTGATCCCGATGGCGGGATTTGATTTGTCGGAAGCCGGAACAAAGGATTTGCGCCGCCTCTGGTGGAGGGGCGGTTTTCCGCGCTCGTTTCTGGCCGAGACCGACGCCGAGAGCCGTCAGTGGCGCGCGGATTTCATCCAGACCTTTCTCGAACGCGACTTGCGGCGCCTTGGCGTGCAGGTGGCGCCTCTGGCGCTGCGTCGCTTCTGGAACATGGTGGCCCATTATCATGGACAGATCTGGAACGCTTCGGAAATCGGGCGCTCCCTCGGCGAGGCACACACGACGGTCAAGCGTCATCTCGACATTCTCTGCGGCGCGCTCGTCATGCGCCAGTTGCCTCCGTGGTTCGAGAATCTGGGCAAGCGCCAGGTGAAATCACCCAAAGTTTATTTGCGCGACAGCGGACTCTTGCACGAACTGCTGGGCATCGCGTCGTTCGCCGCGCTGGAGGCGCACCCGAAACTTGGCGCTTCGTGGGAAGGGTTCGCGCTGGAGGAAGTGCTGCGCGTGACCGACGATCGCGAAGCCTATTTCTGGAACACGCAAGGCGGAGCGGAACTCGATCTGTTCGTGTTCCTGAACGGCCAGCGCTACGGCTTCGAGTTCAAATACGCCGACGCGCCCGCGGTGACGAAGTCGCTCGAAGTGGCACGCCGCGACCTGAAACTGAAACGCGCCTTCATTGTGCATCCGGGCCGGCAATCTTATCCGTTGAACGCCTGGGCGGACGCGGTGGGCATCGCCGCGTTGCGGGCGCGCGTGGAGGAGTTGGGCGACCTGGCGAACGCTGCGCTTTCCAAGCGTCCAAGACGCGAAAGGAATGAGTGACACGAATTGCGCGAATCATCGCGAATGGGTTCCTCTTCTTTGAATTCGCGTGAATCCGTGAAACTCGTGTCCAGGCAAAGAACCAGCGTTCGTGCGTCCGGAACGATTCCGTTGGGATGGGGAGCGCGGCGTTCACGCCGCTTCGAGTCCGGATTGGCTACGGACCAAGGATAGCGGTCTGGAGCCACGACCTTTCGTCAGTTGAAGCGGCATGAATGCCGTGCTCCGGCGTGGACTTGGCTGGCCCTTTCTTGACCGATACGGCGTGCGCCCAACGTCTCTTGGCTCGCGTTTGGGTTACTACCGCGATTACTTCAACCTATTGATCGTTCGGGATCCAACTCCGGGCGCCTGACACCGAAAACTCGAAGCATTGCCACGCCCTTTGCGACGGCCAAAGGGTTCACGGCGGTTTCAATCAATCTGGTCGTGAATGCGTCCGGAGCCAGGCCAGGTAGGCATTGCCAGGAGAAACCTGGCGGTGGTCATGCCAGGCGCGGCCTTCCGGATAGCCGGCTGTTCTTGAGTCCGCGCTCGGCCTGGCGGAGACGTGACCGTTGGCAAACGAGACACTGGCGGCTCCGCGATGATGAATCGCTGGATAATTGAAAAACACGTCATTGGTCTCAACCCCCAAAAACGGCCAGCAGACGCTCTCGGGATGCAAGTCCATGAACACGAGTTTTTGTGAAGGCGACGCAATGGACGAATCCTTGTGAAAAACTGGCCCCTTCGGATTC is part of the Verrucomicrobiota bacterium genome and harbors:
- a CDS encoding ATP-binding protein, producing MIHRGELLARIEDRFRANPVVLLLGPRQCGKTTLARQFADAHQAEYFDLEAPADFDRLTQPMTALEPLRSWVVLDEAQLRPELFKVLRVLADRSSLPARFLVVGSASPDLVRGVSESLAGRVALIPMAGFDLSEAGTKDLRRLWWRGGFPRSFLAETDAESRQWRADFIQTFLERDLRRLGVQVAPLALRRFWNMVAHYHGQIWNASEIGRSLGEAHTTVKRHLDILCGALVMRQLPPWFENLGKRQVKSPKVYLRDSGLLHELLGIASFAALEAHPKLGASWEGFALEEVLRVTDDREAYFWNTQGGAELDLFVFLNGQRYGFEFKYADAPAVTKSLEVARRDLKLKRAFIVHPGRQSYPLNAWADAVGIAALRARVEELGDLANAALSKRPRRERNE